Proteins encoded by one window of Blautia faecicola:
- the serS gene encoding serine--tRNA ligase: MLDIKFVRENPDVVKENIRKKFQDQKIPMVDEVIALDQENRNIKQEVESLRANKNKISKQIGALMAQGKKEEAEEVKKEVAASGARIDELSAREKEVEEKIKTIMMTIPNIIDPSVPVGKDDSENVEIERFGEPVVPEFEVPYHAEIMESFDGLDLDSARKVAGNGFYYLMGDIARIHSAVISYARDFMINKGFTYCVPPFMIRSDVVTGVMSFAEMDAMMYKIEGEDLYLIGTSEHSMIGKFIDTILPEDTLPRTLTSYSPCFRKEKGAHGLEERGVYRIHQFEKQEMIVVCKPEDSKMWFDKLWQNTVELFRTLDIPVRTLECCSGDLADLKVKSIDVEAWSPRQKKYFEVGSCSNLGDAQARRLKIRVNGENGKYFAHTLNNTVVAPPRMLIAFLENNLNADGSVNIPKALQPYMGGIEKIVPKHK; this comes from the coding sequence ATGTTAGATATCAAGTTTGTCCGGGAAAATCCGGATGTGGTAAAAGAAAATATTCGTAAAAAATTCCAGGATCAGAAAATCCCGATGGTAGATGAAGTCATCGCTCTGGATCAGGAAAACAGAAATATTAAACAGGAAGTAGAATCCCTGCGTGCAAATAAAAACAAAATCAGCAAACAGATCGGTGCGCTGATGGCACAGGGTAAAAAAGAAGAAGCAGAAGAAGTGAAGAAAGAAGTTGCAGCTTCCGGTGCAAGAATCGATGAACTGTCTGCAAGAGAAAAAGAAGTAGAAGAAAAGATCAAAACGATCATGATGACAATCCCGAACATCATCGATCCTTCTGTTCCAGTTGGAAAAGACGACAGCGAGAACGTAGAGATCGAACGTTTCGGTGAGCCGGTGGTTCCGGAGTTTGAAGTTCCGTATCATGCAGAAATCATGGAATCTTTCGATGGTCTGGATTTGGACAGTGCAAGAAAAGTAGCAGGTAATGGTTTCTATTATCTGATGGGCGACATCGCAAGAATTCATTCCGCAGTTATCTCTTACGCAAGAGATTTTATGATCAACAAAGGATTTACTTACTGTGTACCGCCTTTCATGATCCGAAGCGATGTAGTTACCGGTGTTATGAGCTTTGCTGAGATGGACGCTATGATGTATAAGATCGAAGGTGAAGATCTGTATCTGATCGGAACCAGCGAACATTCCATGATCGGTAAATTCATCGATACCATCCTGCCGGAAGATACACTGCCGAGAACTCTGACCAGCTATTCTCCTTGCTTCAGAAAAGAAAAAGGTGCACATGGTCTGGAAGAGAGAGGTGTATACCGTATCCACCAGTTTGAAAAACAGGAAATGATCGTTGTCTGCAAACCGGAAGACAGCAAGATGTGGTTCGATAAACTGTGGCAGAACACCGTAGAACTGTTCCGTACTCTGGATATTCCGGTTCGTACTCTGGAATGCTGCTCCGGTGACCTGGCTGACCTGAAAGTGAAATCTATCGACGTAGAAGCATGGTCTCCAAGACAGAAGAAATACTTCGAAGTAGGAAGCTGCTCTAACCTGGGTGATGCACAGGCCAGAAGACTGAAGATCCGTGTAAACGGTGAAAACGGTAAATATTTCGCTCATACGCTGAACAACACCGTAGTTGCTCCGCCGAGAATGCTAATCGCATTCCTGGAGAACAACCTGAATGCAGACGGAAGCGTAAATATTCCGAAAGCACTGCAGCCATACATGGGCGGAATCGAAAAAATCGTACCGAAACATAAATAA
- a CDS encoding site-specific integrase: protein MCALSVCEDERLKLAINLSFSCSLRLGELLGLTWDCIDISPEAIEENRAYVFINKESQRIRKESLNALDGKDVLLVFPTNHKKNSTVRILKTSKTESSVRKIFLPKSVANMLVDWKAEQDEMKEILGDEYMDYNLVMASTFGLPLGDGAIRGPLKN, encoded by the coding sequence ATGTGTGCGCTTAGTGTCTGTGAAGATGAACGATTAAAGCTCGCAATAAATCTATCGTTCTCATGCTCTTTACGACTTGGTGAGCTGCTTGGCCTTACCTGGGATTGTATAGATATTTCTCCGGAAGCAATCGAGGAAAACCGTGCATATGTATTCATTAACAAAGAATCACAGCGTATAAGAAAAGAATCTTTAAATGCACTGGATGGAAAAGATGTGTTGTTGGTATTTCCGACAAATCATAAGAAGAATTCTACGGTCCGTATTTTGAAAACATCGAAGACAGAAAGCAGTGTGCGTAAGATATTCTTACCAAAGAGTGTCGCTAATATGCTGGTAGATTGGAAAGCTGAGCAAGATGAAATGAAAGAAATTCTTGGTGATGAATATATGGACTATAACCTGGTTATGGCAAGTACCTTTGGGCTTCCTCTCGGAGATGGAGCAATCCGTGGTCCTTTAAAAAACTGA
- a CDS encoding GNAT family N-acetyltransferase: MIRKLLNGDIDRVADIWLKTNLKAHYFISNQYWKSNYELVKEMMSQYEVYVFEADKMIQGFVGLNDKYIEGIFVSDEMQSCGIGKLLLDYVKDKKVSLRLNVYQKNARAISFYQREGFIIQCEGLDEATGEKEYTMLWKRK; encoded by the coding sequence ATGATTAGAAAGTTGCTGAACGGAGATATCGATAGAGTTGCTGACATATGGTTAAAGACAAATCTGAAAGCACATTATTTTATTTCCAATCAATACTGGAAAAGTAATTATGAATTAGTAAAAGAAATGATGTCACAATACGAAGTTTATGTGTTTGAAGCAGATAAAATGATACAAGGATTTGTAGGACTAAATGATAAATATATAGAAGGTATTTTTGTCTCCGATGAAATGCAGTCATGTGGCATAGGTAAGCTTTTATTAGATTATGTTAAGGATAAAAAAGTTAGCTTACGATTAAATGTATACCAGAAGAATGCCAGAGCAATTTCTTTTTACCAAAGAGAAGGGTTCATTATTCAATGTGAAGGCTTGGATGAAGCTACTGGTGAAAAAGAGTACACTATGCTATGGAAACGAAAATAG
- a CDS encoding phospholipase D family protein, with protein MKKHKICKILLAILAVLLFMACYELLGICIAYKKQPEMSEKTIKEIHNESWNECSENPERAVIIEKNSEALLQRVRLIKNAKEEIILSTFAFKSDESGKLILGALRDAADRGVHVRLLVDGMESWIDMEGNPYFYGLSSHENVEIKLYNKANPLKPWKMMGRMHDKYLIADGKNYILGGRNTYNYFLGDFPGHKNYDRDVLVICDEPRKENSVNQLLDYFETIWEQEDSGYFHNDKKLANRKSVKKAVLELQEGYQQYFNENKGMIFDTDYTDETFETEKIALVSNPIHTGSKEPVVWYQLGELMKSAKNRVKIHTPYIICNDMMYNTWEEIAENVPNFSIMTNSVANNGNPFGSADYAKNRNKILNTGIDIWEYEGGYSYHGKSILIDDDLSVIGSFNMDMRSTYLDTELMLVIRSKEINKQLEEGMMEYEKVSRQALEDGTYHDPYHVKPIELTKKRQRNVFLVQHLLGWARYLF; from the coding sequence ATGAAAAAGCATAAAATATGTAAAATTCTTCTTGCTATACTGGCAGTTCTTCTGTTTATGGCTTGTTATGAATTACTTGGAATCTGCATTGCATATAAAAAACAGCCAGAAATGTCCGAAAAAACCATAAAAGAAATACATAATGAGTCGTGGAACGAATGCAGTGAGAATCCAGAACGGGCAGTGATCATAGAAAAGAATTCGGAAGCTCTTTTACAAAGAGTGCGATTGATTAAGAATGCAAAAGAGGAAATTATTCTTTCTACGTTTGCATTCAAATCCGATGAAAGTGGGAAATTGATCTTAGGAGCTCTTCGTGATGCGGCAGACAGAGGTGTACATGTTCGCTTGTTGGTAGATGGAATGGAGAGTTGGATTGATATGGAAGGTAATCCGTATTTTTATGGATTATCTTCCCATGAGAATGTTGAAATCAAATTATACAATAAGGCCAATCCGTTGAAACCATGGAAAATGATGGGAAGAATGCATGATAAATATTTGATTGCAGATGGTAAAAACTATATTCTTGGAGGAAGAAATACATATAATTATTTCCTGGGCGATTTTCCAGGACACAAGAACTATGACAGAGATGTGTTGGTTATTTGCGATGAACCAAGGAAAGAAAATTCAGTCAACCAGTTGTTAGATTATTTTGAAACGATATGGGAACAAGAAGATAGTGGCTATTTTCATAATGATAAGAAACTTGCAAATAGAAAATCTGTAAAGAAGGCAGTATTAGAACTGCAGGAAGGATATCAGCAATATTTTAATGAAAACAAGGGAATGATTTTCGATACGGATTATACAGACGAAACGTTTGAGACAGAAAAGATTGCATTGGTATCAAATCCTATTCACACAGGTTCCAAGGAACCAGTAGTCTGGTATCAGCTGGGAGAATTGATGAAAAGTGCGAAGAATCGTGTAAAGATTCATACACCATATATTATCTGTAATGATATGATGTACAATACATGGGAGGAGATTGCAGAGAATGTTCCAAATTTTTCAATCATGACAAATTCGGTTGCAAATAATGGCAATCCATTCGGGTCTGCTGATTATGCAAAAAATAGAAATAAGATTTTAAATACAGGAATTGACATCTGGGAATATGAAGGCGGTTATTCTTACCATGGAAAAAGCATCCTGATTGATGATGATTTATCTGTGATTGGTTCCTTTAACATGGATATGAGAAGTACGTATCTGGATACGGAACTGATGCTTGTAATACGTAGCAAAGAAATCAATAAACAGTTGGAAGAAGGAATGATGGAATATGAAAAAGTATCCCGACAGGCATTAGAAGATGGCACGTATCATGATCCGTATCATGTAAAACCGATTGAATTAACAAAAAAACGTCAGAGAAATGTGTTTTTGGTACAGCATCTGCTTGGATGGGCAAGATATCTGTTTTAA
- a CDS encoding DUF3881 family protein gives MHSYLRAIGFSKLEQKDLDQILQEVIVFCDEKKIAEQGKNEIFAELSRYFGMNIGLRVCGTYDEQDQFRMEYYFPYFAGSGITSQEDVMVEQRSEKVCFSGACDDVRVGVTLIFYLANAGEYLTERTKGTPGEGFSNLTLSGLSTEGKILLPIQKNIAQRERDQQLTRKRTQMIYEARRGNEEAMENLTMDDMDTYAMISRRIANEDIFSIVDTYFMPYGMECDRYNVMGEILEWMETTNKLTGEKLYQMTINCNDLIFDICMNQEDLMGIPEVGRRFKGIIWLQGSLNF, from the coding sequence ATGCACAGTTATCTTCGGGCTATAGGATTTTCAAAACTGGAGCAGAAAGATCTGGATCAGATCCTGCAAGAGGTGATTGTTTTCTGTGATGAGAAAAAGATCGCAGAGCAGGGAAAAAACGAGATTTTTGCGGAATTGTCCCGATATTTTGGTATGAATATCGGACTGCGTGTCTGTGGAACTTATGATGAGCAGGATCAGTTTCGGATGGAATATTATTTTCCGTATTTTGCCGGAAGCGGTATCACCAGTCAGGAAGATGTGATGGTAGAACAACGTTCTGAAAAAGTCTGTTTTTCCGGAGCGTGTGACGATGTGCGTGTGGGTGTGACTCTGATCTTTTATCTGGCAAATGCAGGAGAATATCTGACAGAACGTACCAAGGGGACACCGGGGGAAGGTTTCAGCAACCTGACCTTATCCGGTCTTTCTACGGAGGGCAAGATTTTGTTGCCAATTCAAAAAAATATTGCCCAGAGAGAACGGGATCAGCAGCTGACCCGGAAAAGAACGCAGATGATCTACGAAGCGCGCCGGGGAAATGAAGAAGCGATGGAAAATCTGACTATGGATGATATGGATACGTATGCCATGATTTCAAGAAGAATCGCTAACGAAGATATTTTTTCTATTGTAGATACGTATTTTATGCCTTATGGCATGGAGTGCGACCGGTATAATGTAATGGGAGAGATTCTTGAATGGATGGAAACCACGAACAAACTGACCGGCGAGAAGCTGTATCAGATGACGATCAACTGCAACGACCTGATCTTCGATATCTGTATGAACCAGGAAGATCTGATGGGAATCCCGGAAGTTGGTCGAAGATTCAAGGGAATTATCTGGTTGCAGGGAAGCCTGAATTTTTAA
- a CDS encoding plasmid mobilization protein, producing the protein MRTNSKDKELNHRHFIGLRLTDVELDLLDQGATCLSISRSEYLRKLLLEKQINHQIEVVADMNDLRKLVSEYGKIGSNLNQIAKHFNSGGSQSRAIENEIHQCITDLFLLRKEVLKLAGGMNGNRKTH; encoded by the coding sequence ATGAGAACAAACAGCAAAGATAAAGAACTGAATCACAGACATTTTATAGGATTACGTCTTACCGATGTCGAACTGGATTTATTAGACCAAGGCGCTACTTGTTTATCTATTAGCCGATCAGAATATCTGAGAAAACTTCTGCTTGAAAAGCAAATCAATCACCAGATTGAAGTTGTTGCAGACATGAACGACCTCAGAAAACTGGTCAGTGAATATGGAAAGATCGGATCGAATCTCAATCAGATCGCCAAGCATTTTAACAGTGGTGGCAGTCAGTCACGTGCTATAGAAAATGAAATCCATCAGTGCATCACGGACTTATTCCTATTGAGAAAAGAAGTACTGAAACTGGCAGGTGGTATGAATGGCAATCGTAAAACACATTAA
- a CDS encoding HD domain-containing protein, translating to MFKEKIIIEMKEVFKEIPFGIEHTLKVLKNAEDIMKGENIGEEEKEFISIIAILHDIGAVEAQKKYGSIDGVYQEKEGPEVAKEILKKVGYNKNIDRICFIIGNHHTPSKIDGLDFQIQWEADLLENLTVMDKEKEQEKIKKCIDENFKTNTGKRIAYNRFILD from the coding sequence ATGTTTAAAGAAAAAATTATTATAGAGATGAAAGAAGTATTCAAAGAAATTCCTTTTGGCATAGAGCATACTCTCAAAGTTTTGAAAAATGCAGAAGATATAATGAAAGGAGAAAATATCGGAGAGGAAGAAAAAGAATTCATCAGTATTATTGCTATACTACATGATATTGGTGCGGTTGAAGCACAAAAAAAATACGGTTCTATTGATGGTGTCTATCAAGAAAAGGAAGGACCAGAAGTAGCGAAAGAAATATTAAAAAAGGTAGGATATAACAAAAATATTGATAGAATATGCTTTATAATAGGCAACCATCATACTCCATCTAAAATTGATGGACTTGATTTTCAAATACAATGGGAAGCTGATTTGCTTGAAAATTTAACGGTTATGGATAAAGAAAAAGAACAGGAAAAGATAAAAAAGTGTATAGATGAAAACTTTAAAACAAACACAGGAAAAAGGATAGCTTATAATCGCTTTATTTTAGATTAG
- a CDS encoding class I SAM-dependent methyltransferase, translating into MLNYVEYGKENKYDDDIFFQKYSQMSRSQQGLAGAGEWETLRKLLPDFKDKRVLDLGCGYGWHCIYAMEHGASSVVGVDISHKMLEVAKEKTHFPQVEYKCCAIEDVEFPEESFDVILSSLAFHYVADYEILVKKIYRILKSGGKLVFTVEHPVFTAYGTQDWYYNEKGEILHFPVDNYYYEGKRTAVFLGEKVTKFHRTLTTYLNTLLSNGFIINHIVEPQPPEYMMDIPGMQDEMRRPMMLIVSANKKVDR; encoded by the coding sequence ATGTTGAACTATGTAGAATATGGAAAAGAAAACAAATATGATGATGATATATTTTTTCAAAAATACAGTCAAATGAGTCGCTCACAGCAGGGATTAGCCGGTGCAGGAGAATGGGAAACATTGAGAAAGCTGCTGCCGGATTTTAAAGATAAGCGTGTGCTTGATTTAGGATGCGGCTATGGATGGCACTGTATTTATGCGATGGAACACGGAGCGTCTTCTGTTGTAGGTGTTGATATTTCTCATAAAATGCTCGAGGTAGCCAAAGAAAAAACACATTTTCCACAGGTTGAATATAAATGCTGTGCTATAGAAGATGTGGAATTCCCAGAGGAGAGTTTTGATGTAATATTAAGTTCACTTGCGTTTCACTATGTAGCAGATTATGAGATTTTAGTAAAAAAGATATATAGAATACTGAAGTCTGGTGGCAAGCTAGTTTTTACGGTTGAACATCCTGTTTTTACTGCCTATGGAACACAAGACTGGTATTATAACGAAAAAGGAGAAATACTGCATTTTCCGGTGGATAATTATTATTATGAGGGCAAACGAACAGCTGTGTTTTTGGGAGAAAAGGTTACAAAATTTCATAGAACACTGACCACATATCTAAATACACTGCTTTCAAATGGTTTTATAATAAATCATATTGTGGAGCCGCAGCCGCCGGAATACATGATGGATATTCCGGGGATGCAGGATGAAATGCGCCGTCCCATGATGCTGATTGTATCGGCGAACAAAAAAGTGGATAGATAG
- the cls gene encoding cardiolipin synthase yields MKQDTLEGKAKTKNGVKRLCFSIICILLEVVFIITIVTRLNEYAEIINLFTRILSGILVLGLYASDKTSSMKMPWVILILIFPIMGVGLYLLIGLNGGTHKMRERYAEIDSKLLPMLSDNQECLNRINETIPKAGNIASYIQRNSQYPIYQNTDVMYFDEAVKGLETQLEDLAKAQKFIFMEYHAIEDAEAWHKIQKILEERVKVGVEVRIFYDDMGSIGFINTDFVKKMECVGIHCRVFNPFVPGLNLFLNNRDHRKITVIDGKVGFTGGYNLANEYFNYTHPYGQWKDTGIRLEGDAVQSLTVTFLEMWNAVSDKDANDPDFGKYIFHYDYKAQQTGFIQPYADSPMDNEQVGEEVYISMINKAEKYCWFMTPYLIITDEMTHALCLAAKRGVDVRIITPGIPDKKFIYNITRSFYHGLVKHGVRVYEWTPGFCHAKMSVVDDCMATCGTINLDYRSLYHHFENGCFMIDCQSVLDIKSDLIKTMGECRDVTEQYCTGRSAYLRLGQLFMRLFAGLL; encoded by the coding sequence ATGAAACAAGATACTTTAGAAGGAAAAGCGAAAACAAAAAACGGAGTAAAACGATTGTGTTTTTCCATAATCTGCATTCTTCTAGAAGTAGTTTTTATTATTACTATTGTAACACGCTTAAATGAATATGCAGAAATCATAAATCTATTTACAAGGATTTTAAGTGGAATTTTAGTTTTGGGATTGTATGCATCAGATAAGACATCTTCCATGAAAATGCCTTGGGTTATATTAATTTTAATTTTCCCAATTATGGGTGTAGGCCTATATTTATTGATTGGTTTGAATGGCGGCACACATAAAATGCGTGAGCGATATGCAGAAATTGATAGCAAATTGTTACCAATGCTTTCCGATAATCAGGAGTGTTTAAACAGAATAAACGAAACGATTCCGAAGGCAGGAAATATTGCAAGTTATATACAAAGAAATTCGCAGTATCCAATCTATCAGAATACGGATGTGATGTATTTCGATGAAGCAGTAAAGGGATTAGAGACCCAGCTTGAAGATCTTGCAAAGGCACAGAAGTTTATCTTCATGGAGTATCATGCTATAGAAGATGCAGAGGCGTGGCATAAGATCCAAAAGATTCTGGAAGAACGAGTAAAAGTTGGAGTGGAAGTACGCATATTTTATGATGATATGGGTTCTATAGGATTTATTAATACTGATTTTGTAAAAAAAATGGAGTGCGTAGGAATTCATTGCCGTGTATTCAATCCGTTTGTACCAGGTTTAAATTTGTTCTTAAACAATCGTGATCATAGAAAAATAACGGTTATTGACGGGAAAGTTGGGTTTACCGGTGGATACAACCTCGCAAATGAATATTTTAATTATACACATCCTTATGGACAATGGAAAGATACAGGTATTCGTTTAGAAGGAGATGCTGTTCAGTCACTCACAGTGACATTTTTGGAAATGTGGAATGCGGTTAGTGATAAAGATGCGAATGATCCTGATTTTGGTAAATATATTTTTCATTATGATTACAAGGCGCAGCAAACGGGGTTTATTCAGCCTTATGCAGACAGTCCTATGGATAATGAACAGGTTGGAGAAGAAGTTTATATTAGTATGATAAATAAAGCTGAAAAATACTGTTGGTTCATGACTCCATATCTGATTATAACAGACGAAATGACACATGCGTTATGTTTGGCTGCTAAGCGAGGAGTGGATGTCAGAATTATTACACCGGGTATTCCAGACAAAAAATTTATTTATAATATCACTCGTTCTTTTTATCATGGATTGGTTAAACATGGTGTGCGTGTTTATGAATGGACTCCTGGTTTCTGCCATGCAAAAATGAGTGTGGTGGATGACTGTATGGCAACTTGTGGAACAATTAATCTGGATTATCGAAGTTTATACCATCATTTTGAAAATGGATGTTTTATGATAGATTGTCAGTCTGTTTTAGATATAAAGAGTGATTTGATAAAAACCATGGGTGAATGTCGTGATGTGACAGAACAATATTGTACCGGACGCAGTGCATATTTACGATTAGGACAATTATTTATGAGATTATTTGCTGGATTGCTATAA
- a CDS encoding Fic family protein — protein MDEMEVDHVIKVTLTNEILKKISEIDEKRFSLSTIEMPPVIKNRLRKNSKKKSSYASNKIEGNPLTEKQANEAIDSDPHKHFLKPEQEVRNYFLALNFLEEKLKKKEAFSKEMILEVQAMVEKGASKEKIGLRGPMPPGMLFAVYDSETGAAEYIPPEYIDIPDLLDELVEYVNTTDDHPLIIAAVVHYQLVTIHPFEDGNGRTARLMSGYILDYYGYGFNGIGSLEEYFAYDPDEYYASLQMGLPALYYSGRENPPHPEIWINYFLRMMELYSKKVYELSKTSENDELDGSLSYLNAKEKEFLAFLLKKRLYEFTPIEVSKMLGVTNKTIINRCAKLVNNGLLIPIIVKTRVRSYRLSDFSKTNAKKILKKIS, from the coding sequence ATGGATGAAATGGAGGTGGATCATGTGATTAAGGTTACGTTAACAAATGAAATTTTAAAAAAAATATCGGAAATAGACGAAAAGCGTTTTTCTCTTAGTACGATAGAAATGCCACCTGTTATAAAAAACAGACTTAGAAAAAACTCTAAGAAAAAAAGTTCCTATGCTTCTAATAAGATTGAAGGAAATCCATTAACTGAAAAACAGGCAAATGAGGCTATTGATAGTGATCCTCACAAACATTTTTTAAAGCCAGAACAGGAAGTTCGTAATTACTTTTTGGCTTTAAATTTTTTAGAAGAAAAACTGAAAAAGAAAGAAGCTTTTTCAAAAGAAATGATTTTAGAAGTGCAGGCAATGGTTGAAAAAGGTGCGTCAAAAGAAAAGATAGGCTTAAGAGGCCCTATGCCACCTGGAATGTTATTCGCAGTATATGATTCCGAAACAGGCGCAGCGGAATATATTCCACCAGAGTATATTGATATTCCAGACTTGTTGGATGAACTTGTTGAATATGTAAATACTACAGATGATCATCCGCTGATTATTGCTGCTGTAGTTCATTATCAATTGGTTACCATTCATCCTTTTGAAGATGGGAATGGAAGAACCGCCAGATTAATGTCAGGCTATATTCTTGATTATTATGGATATGGTTTTAATGGAATAGGTTCTCTGGAAGAATATTTTGCCTATGATCCAGATGAGTATTATGCATCACTGCAAATGGGGTTACCGGCGTTATATTATTCAGGAAGAGAAAACCCTCCTCATCCGGAAATTTGGATCAATTATTTTTTGCGGATGATGGAATTGTATTCTAAAAAGGTATATGAATTATCAAAAACATCCGAAAACGACGAGTTAGATGGAAGTCTATCTTATTTAAATGCAAAAGAAAAAGAATTCTTAGCATTTCTGTTAAAAAAGCGATTATATGAGTTTACACCAATTGAAGTCAGCAAAATGCTAGGTGTAACCAACAAAACGATTATTAATCGATGTGCAAAGCTGGTAAATAATGGTTTGTTAATTCCAATCATTGTAAAGACAAGAGTCCGATCTTATCGGTTAAGTGATTTTTCAAAGACAAATGCGAAAAAGATTTTGAAAAAAATATCGTAA